The Spirosoma oryzicola region AAGTTGGACAGGGGTTACCGCTGTGGCTCCCGAAAGGAACCATGCTGCGCGAACGGCTGGAAAACTTCCTGCGGAAAGCACAGATCCGGGCGGGCTATTCCCCCGTGGTAACTCCGCACATTGGTAGCAAGCAATTGTACGTAACGTCGGGCCACTGGGAAAAATACGGCGAGGATTCGTTCCAGCCCATTCGGACCCCGGACCCGAACGAGGAGTTTCTGCTTAAGCCGATGAACTGCCCGCACCACTGCGAAATTTATAAAACCAAACCCCGTTCGTACCGGGATCTACCCCTGCGGCTGGCTGAGTTTGGTACTGTTTACCGCTATGAGCAATCGGGTGAATTACACGGCCTGACCCGCGTGCGGGGCTTTACCCAAGATGACGCGCATATTTTCTGCCGTCCCGATCAGGTAAAGGACGAGTTCATGAAAGTGATCGATCTGGTCCTGTACGTCTTCCGGTCGCTTGGCTTTACCGACTATAGCGCCCAGGTTTCCCTGCGCGATCCGGAAAATAAAACCAAATACATCGGCTCCGACGACCTGTGGGAGAAAGCCGAAGCAGCCATCATTGAGTCGGCCGCCGAAAAGGGTCTACCAACGGTAACCGAACTCGGCGAAGCGGCTTTCTACGGACCTAAGCTGGACTTTATGGTGCGTGATGCCCTAGGCCGGAAGTGGCAGTTGGGAACCATCCAGGTTGATTATAACCTGCCGAACCGGTTCGAACTGGAATACATCGGTGCCGACAACCAGAAGCACCGGCCCGTAATGATTCACCGGGCACCTTTCGGGTCCATGGAACGGTTTATTGCTATCCTGATCGAAAATTCGGCGGGTAATTTCCCGCTCTGGCTATCGCCCGATCAGATTGCTATCCTGCCGATCTCGGAGAAATACGAAGACTACGCCAACGAGTTGTTTTTTAACTTGCAGGAGCAGGATATCCGTGGTTTCGTGGATTTACGCGACGAGAAAATTGGTCGTAAAATTCGCGATGCCGAGGTCAACAAAGTACCGTTTATGCTTATCGTGGGCGAGAAGGAAGCCGCCGATGGAAAGGTATCGGTACGACGGAAAGGCCAGGGTGATTTAGGCAGTATGGGCATTGACGAATTTGTTCAGTTGTTCCAGGCCGAAGTAAAAGTGTAAGCGATTATTCTATTCAGGGGCTTGGTTTCTGGTTGTGCGGTATCGATCTTGCCAAAAATCGGAAACGAAGCGCCTGAATACATATTCTTTCTTGCGCAGCATCAGTATTTTCAATAGCTTCCCGAACTTTTTAGTACTCCAAACGTTATTCCAAGCGATTTAAAAGTTAGTTACACTAAACACAATATATGGCATTACCCCAGCGCAGACCACCTCGTCGTGTGGTTGAAGAACCGTACAAAGTTAATGAGCGCATTTTAGCCCGCGAGGTGCGGGTGGTCGGTGAAAATGTAGAGCAGGGAATCTACGATATAAACAAGGCGCAGGCTATGGCCAAAGCGCAGAATCTCGATCTGGTTGAGGTATCGCCCAACGCGGTGCCGCCCGTCTGTCGTATTGTTGACTATTCCAAGTTCAAATACGAGCAGAAGAAAAAGCAGAAAGAAATTAAAGCGAACGCGACGAAAGTCGTTATCAAAGAAATCCGGTTCGGTCCCAACACGGATGATCACGATTTTGAGTTCAAGCTCAAACATGCCATTAACTTCCTGAAAGAAGGCGCCAAAGTAAAAGCGTACGTACAATTCGTAGGCCGGGCCATCGTCTTTAAAGATCGTGGTTTCCAACTGCTGGAGCGGTTCTCGAAAGGATTGGAAGAATACGGCAAAGTGGAAGCGGAGCCCAAGCTCGAAGGAAAACGGATGTCTATGTTTCTGGCACCAAAACCGGTTGTCGCTAAAAAATAACCAACCCCAGTTCACTCGTTGATAGTGGCTGACAGAAGCCTGTTTTGATCTACTTCTCGGTAGGTGAAAACGGGCTTCTGCTGTTGCTGCGTCGGGTTCCTGACAAACGGGCCGATGACGACTAGGCGGTTGGTGCGATTCATTGACGCAAGCTAATTGGCCTAAGTTGGTCGATTGCGTTTATTTTTTCGTATCTTTGCGGCCTGTTTACTTAATTTTCCATACAAAGCGGTCTACTGAAATGCCAAAAGTTAAAACCAATTCGGCGGCCAAGAAGCGTTTTAAGCTGACTGGCACCGGAAAAATCAAGCGGAAGCACGCCTTCCACAGTCATATCCTGACGAAAAAGACGACCAAACAGAAGCGCAACCTGGTGCACGATACGCTGGTATTCCCAGCTGACGAGCGTCGGATCAAAGCCCTGCTGAACGTCTAAGTTAACAAGAGACGCAGTTGCGTCTTGGTTTTACGTTTCACCCGATGCCTGGCCTTAAAGTACCCGTCAGACGGTCGCCAGTTGTCAAAAAACACGCATTAATATGCCACGTTCCGTCAATCACGTTGCCTCACGGGCGCGTCGGAAAAAAGTAATGAAGCTGGCCAAAGGTTATTTCGGTCGGCGTAAAAATGTTTGGACAGTTGCTAAAAACGCTGTCGAAAAAGGCTTAGGCTACGCATACCGCGACCGCCGTGCCAAAAAACGGGATTTCCGTAGTCTGTGGATTCAGCGGATCAACGCGGGTGCCCGGATCAACGGTATGTCCTATTCAGCACTGATGGGTGCCTTGAGCAAATCGGGCATCGAACTCAACCGCAAAGTACTGGCTGATCTGGCCATGAACCACCCGGAAGCATTTGCCGCCGTCGTGGAGCAAGTAAAGTAAACAGGAATCGTCTTGAAAGCGCGGAGCTTGCCGGTAGGGTAGGCTCCGCGCTTTTTTTATGTCTGTACCAATTTTGTCCTGATCCCGGCCCGCTCGCCGTTTGCCTGTCTGCCGAGTAGAAAAACGTCGATTTCCGTTTGTCCGGCGTAGAATACCTGCCGATCCGTTAGCTCCTTTTCCAGCAATTGCTTTAGTTGTTGAAATTTCGTGGTCCGCGTTTTTTCTTCGTCGCCGTACCAGTCTTGCTCCGTTATGACGGGCTCCCAAAATTCATTTTCCGGCACTTCGTCAACGTGAATTTCAGGAGGAAGCATCTGCCAGTCTTTAATCTGGCTAACAGTTAGTGGTTCTTCCTGGTTAAGATAACACGTAACGAACTCAACCGGCTCATCGGATTCGCTGGGATAAAGCAAATCAGGCAATACGCTGTTGATTTGATCGCTTACGGTCCGATTTTCGGCAGGCTGATCGCTACTTTTTGAGTTTTCGTTCGTCATAGAGTGTACGCTAATTCGCGGCAAAGTAAAGGATTATGGTCCAAGTCGTTGTCGGACGCTAGTTAATTTTCACATAGGGAGTAGGTTATTCTATCTTCCATTAATCGTAAATTCATAGAGTCATGTTAGAAACATTGATGAATCTGGTTCAGCAGCAAGCGGGCTCTGCCATCACCAGCAATACCGCTATTCCAAGCGACAAGCATCAAGACGCGTTTCAGGCCGTATCGGGGGGCATTCTGAGCGGTTTGCAACAGCAGGCCCAGGGTGGTGGTTTGGGAAATCTGATCGGTATGCTGACCGGAAATAGCGGGGCTCAGCAAGAGGTGAACCAGGGCGTTCAGAAAACGGTCCAGGAGAATCTGTTTCAGAAACTGGGAATCTCTCCCCAGGTCGCCATGTCTATTGCAGCCGCCGTCGTTCCCATCGTATTGAGTAAGCTTAGCCAGAAAGCGCAGGACCCCAATGACCATTCGGTCAATCCGAACGACGTCGTTGGTTCAATTACGGGCAAACAGGGTACCGACTGGATGAGCATGGCGCAGTCGGCTATGGCCGATGGTAAACTCGACATGAGCGACTTGATGCGGATGATGAGCGGAAGCAATGCGCAAGCGCAGCCCAAACAACAGTCGGGTGGCGGACTAAGCGATATGCTAGGCGGACTATTCGGTAAAAGCTGAACAGAAGCGCTGACGCACAAAAAAGACCCTGCATTGTTCAGTGCGGGGTCTTTTTTGTGCGTCAGCGCTTTCAAACGCTATCTTTGAGACACGTGGGCAAAACGACCCCTGCGATTTTTCCCATCGCCACCGCTTATGAACACGTCCTCCTGGCTTGTCAAAGCAGCCACTGTCTTCTCCGTTGTCGGTCACCCCTTGTGTCTGTCGTTTTGCATTACCGCTTTCCTTGCCTGGAAGTACTTACCCGCCGGGCAAGCGGTATGGGTTTGCGGTCTGCTGGCGGGTGGTGTGGTTGTGCCGGTCTATTGGCATACGCATCGCCTGACGAAACGGGGTACATACACAAACGCTGATGTGTCGAATCGGCAGGAGCGCTACCGACTTTATCCCAGAGTGATTGGGTTGTTGACCTTCGTGACTATTGCGCTGTTCGCTACGAATCAATCCCGAGTGCTTTGTCTGGGGATGCTGAGCGCGCTGTTGCTGGTTATCTGTGCGTATGGAGTAAACTTTTTCAACAAGGTTTCGCTGCACACATCGGTTGCCCTTTTTATGGCCTGGGTCGTTTGGTCATCGAATAAACCAGTTGGAATGGCAGCCATTGCGTTAGCCTTACTTATTGCTGCTTCCAGACTGGTGTTGCAACGGCATACCTGGTCTGAAGTGATCCTGGGCATGGCACTCGGTACGTTGACGGGCGCGCTCTTTTACGGCCTCGCGGGTTGGTAAGCTCTTTTTGGGGCTAATTTCTGCCGCTGGTCTGCCACATTGTAAACGGGCAGGTCCACCTGAAACGTCATTCTGGCCCATTTAGGCTTATTGCTCTGCCAATCTGACAGCAATTCAAACATTTTTCCCCGCTGGCATTTCTATTGATAGATAGATCATGTCTGTCAGAGTATACACAGAAACAAAGAAACTAAACCACAACATTTGTTGGCAGTTATGGGAAAGATTATTGGTATTGACTTAGGCACCACAAACTCGTGTGTGGCCGTGATGGAAGGCAACGAGCCCGTCGTGATCCCCAACTCAGAAGGAGCACGGACGACGCCGTCGGTCGTCGCGTTTATGGATAACGGTAACGGCGAACGGAAAGTCGGCGCACCCGCCAAACGTCAGGCCATCACCAACCCCAAGAATACAATTTCCTCGATCAAGCGTTTCATGGGTAAGCGCTTCAACGAGGTAACAAACGAAGCGAAAAACGTCGCATATGACATCGAAAACGGCCCGAACGGAACCCCACGCGTTCGCATCGGCGACCGTCAATATACACCACAGGAAATTTCGGCGCTGATTCTGCAAAAAATGAAGCAGACGGCTGAAGATTACCTGGGTCAAACAGTAACCGAAGCTGTAGTTACGGTTCCGGCTTACTTTAACGATGCGGAGCGTCAGGCGACCAAAGAAGCGGGTCAGATCGCTGGTCTCGACGTAAAACGGATTATCAACGAACCAACCGCTGCGGCTCTGGCCTACGGTCTGGACAAAACGGATAAGGATCAGAAAATCGCGGTATTCGACTTAGGTGGCGGTACGTTCGATATTTCTATCCTTGAACTGGGCGATGGCGTATTCGAAGTAAAATCAACCGACGGTGATACGCACCTGGGTGGTGACGACTTCGACCAGGTGATCATCGACTGGCTCGCCGACGAGTTCAAAAAAGACGAAGGCATCGATCTGCGCCAGGACCCAATGGCCCTGCAACGCCTGAAAGAAGCCGCCGAGAAAGCAAAAGTAGAGTTGTCAAGCTCGACGTCGACGGAAATCAACCTGCCGTACATCATGCCGGTGAATGGTATCCCCAAACACCTGGTGCGTTCGCTGAGCCGCTCTAAATTTGAGCAATTGGCGGATACGCTGATCCAGCGGAGCTTGGAGCCTTGCCGTCGTGCCCTGAAAAATGCGGGTTTGTCGGCCAGCCAGATTGACGAAGTGATTCTGGTGGGTGGTTCGACCCGGATTCCGAAAGTACAGGACGAAGTCGAAAAACTGTTTGGTAAGAAACCGTCTAAAGCCGTTAACCCCGATGAAGCTGTAGCCATTGGTGCTGCGATTCAGGGTGGTGTATTGACCGGTGAAGTAAAAGACGTGTTGCTGCTCGACGTTATCCCGCTGTCGCTCGGTATCGAAACGATGGGTGGCGTGTTCACCAAAATGGTGGAAGCCAACACAACCATCCCGAGCAAGAAAGTGGAAGTGTACTCGACGGCTTCGGACAACCAGCCAAGCGTGGAAATCAACATCCTGCAAGGAGAGCGCCCGATGGCGGCTCAAAACCGTCAGTTAGGTCGGTTCATCCTGTCGGACATTCCACCCGCACCGCGTGGTGTTCCGCAAATCGAAGTAACCTTCGACGTGGATGCCAACGGTATTCTGAACGTAACGGCTAAAGATAAAGGTACCGGCAAAGAACAGAAAATTCGGATTGAAGCGTCGAGCGGTCTGACCGAAACCGAGATCAACCGGATGCGCGAAGAAGCGAAAGCCAATGAAGCGGCTGATAAAGCGGAACGCGAAAAAATTGAGAAAGTGAACCAGGCTGACTCGATGTTGTTCCAGACCGAGAAACAACTGAAAGAGTACGGTGACAAACTGACTCCGGACAACAAAACGGCGATCGAAGAGGCCCTTGGGCAGCTGCGCACCGCACACGGTTCGCGCGACGTAGCGGCCATCGATGCAGCCCTGGAGAAGTTGAATACGGCCTGGTCGGCTGCTTCGACGGATCTGTACAACGCGACTAACGGCGCGGGTGGTCCAACGGATGGTGCCGGTTTTGACGGTGGAAACCCGAACCCCGGTAACCAGGGACAACCAACCGGCGACAATGTGTCGGACGTACCCTACGAAGAAGTAAAATAAGCTCCTAAAACAGGAAGCCCCGCTGAGGAAACTTAGCGGGGCTTTTTTGTTGGTGGCTACTACGGGCCAACGGGTCAGAATCGGCTCTTTCTTGTACCAAAGCAATAATCTGTTGCATTCATAACCAAAACAAAGGGCCCGCATCAGTAAAAACCACGTACATCGGCCTTACCTTACCTGGGATAGCCCAAAAACTTACCAGTTTGTAGTAATGACGACGCGACGATCGTTTCTAAAAAATGCGGGAGGCACGGTTGCCCTGGCCACAGTAGGCCCGGTTGCAATGGCTTCCGGACGAATTACCGAAACCCACCACGCTCCCGGTGAAGACCTGTTCAAACTAGGCATGGCGGGGTATACATTTGTTCATTTCACCCTGGATCAGGCGTTGGAGATGATGAAGAAAACGGACGTCCATTATCTGTGCATCAAGGATTTTCATCTTCCGCTGAACAGCACACCCGAACAGATTACGGCCTTCCACGAAAAGCTGGCCAAGGCGGGAGTGACGGGTTATGCCGTTGGGCCTATCTACATGAAAACCACGCAGGAGGTTGATAATGCCTTTGCCTATGCCAAACGAGTCGGCGTGAAGCTTATCATTGGCGTGCCGAATACCGACTTATTACCTTATGTGGATAAGAAAGTAAAAGAGTACGATTTTCGGTTCGCTATTCATAACCACGGCCCCGACATCGAATTGTACCCCAACGCCGTTTCTATTCACAACGCCATCAAAAACCTTGACGCCCGCATCGGTTTCTGTTTCGACATGGGCCATGACCGGCGGAACGGCGATGATCCGGTAGCGGATTTGCAAACCTACGCCAAACGCATCTTCGATATTCACCTCAAAAACGTGACGGCGGCTTCCAAGGAAGGAAAAACCTGCGAACTGGGCCGGGGCGTAATCGATATTCCGGCTTTTGTGGATATGCTGCGTAAAGTCAAATACGACGGTTCCTGTAGTCTGGAGTACGAAAAAGACATGAAAGATCCGCTGGCGGGTATTGCCGAATCGGTCGGGTACTTCAAAGGGGTTTGCGATGCCACCCGAACCAACAAGCGAAAATCGTAGAACCGTTCGGTCGCTCACTCACGTATTAATCAACCTGCAAGAATGGAAACAACGAGACGAGAATTTATAAAAAAAGCAGCCCTGAGCACCGCCGGGCTAACCGTTGGCGGACTGGCGACGGGTATGTCGGCGAAAAGCTACGCGAAAATAATTGGGGCCAATGAACGACTAAACCTGGCCATTGTCGGGCTGGGTCGGCGGCTGGGCGCGTACTACGAACCCATCTCGAAAAAAGACAGTAACGTCGAACTGGTGTATTTGTGTGATGTGATGAAAAAGCAGCGGGAGTCGGCGCTCCAGAAATTTTCGAAACACATCGACTACAAACCAAAACTGGAGAACGACGTTCGTAAAGTGATTGCCGACAAAAATGTGGATGCGCTTTTTATCGCGACTCCCGATCACTGGCACGCGCCGGGTACCTGGATGGCGGTGCAGGGTGGTAAACACGTGTACGTCGAAAAACCCTGTAGTCATAATCCCCGCGAAGGCGAGCTACTGGTCGATTTTCAGAAGAAATACAAGAAGGTCATTCAGATGGGTAACCAGCAACGCTCGGCGCTGGAATCCATCGACATCATCAATCAGATTCACAACGGTGCTATCGGTAAGCCGTTTAAAGCGGTAGCGTTCTACGCGAGTGCGCGGGGCGAGGTGCCCATCCCGAAGAAAGCGCCCGTTCCGGAAGGGCTGGACTGGGAT contains the following coding sequences:
- the rpmI gene encoding 50S ribosomal protein L35, with the protein product MPKVKTNSAAKKRFKLTGTGKIKRKHAFHSHILTKKTTKQKRNLVHDTLVFPADERRIKALLNV
- the rplT gene encoding 50S ribosomal protein L20; translated protein: MPRSVNHVASRARRKKVMKLAKGYFGRRKNVWTVAKNAVEKGLGYAYRDRRAKKRDFRSLWIQRINAGARINGMSYSALMGALSKSGIELNRKVLADLAMNHPEAFAAVVEQVK
- the dnaK gene encoding molecular chaperone DnaK encodes the protein MGKIIGIDLGTTNSCVAVMEGNEPVVIPNSEGARTTPSVVAFMDNGNGERKVGAPAKRQAITNPKNTISSIKRFMGKRFNEVTNEAKNVAYDIENGPNGTPRVRIGDRQYTPQEISALILQKMKQTAEDYLGQTVTEAVVTVPAYFNDAERQATKEAGQIAGLDVKRIINEPTAAALAYGLDKTDKDQKIAVFDLGGGTFDISILELGDGVFEVKSTDGDTHLGGDDFDQVIIDWLADEFKKDEGIDLRQDPMALQRLKEAAEKAKVELSSSTSTEINLPYIMPVNGIPKHLVRSLSRSKFEQLADTLIQRSLEPCRRALKNAGLSASQIDEVILVGGSTRIPKVQDEVEKLFGKKPSKAVNPDEAVAIGAAIQGGVLTGEVKDVLLLDVIPLSLGIETMGGVFTKMVEANTTIPSKKVEVYSTASDNQPSVEINILQGERPMAAQNRQLGRFILSDIPPAPRGVPQIEVTFDVDANGILNVTAKDKGTGKEQKIRIEASSGLTETEINRMREEAKANEAADKAEREKIEKVNQADSMLFQTEKQLKEYGDKLTPDNKTAIEEALGQLRTAHGSRDVAAIDAALEKLNTAWSAASTDLYNATNGAGGPTDGAGFDGGNPNPGNQGQPTGDNVSDVPYEEVK
- the infC gene encoding translation initiation factor IF-3, translated to MALPQRRPPRRVVEEPYKVNERILAREVRVVGENVEQGIYDINKAQAMAKAQNLDLVEVSPNAVPPVCRIVDYSKFKYEQKKKQKEIKANATKVVIKEIRFGPNTDDHDFEFKLKHAINFLKEGAKVKAYVQFVGRAIVFKDRGFQLLERFSKGLEEYGKVEAEPKLEGKRMSMFLAPKPVVAKK
- a CDS encoding DUF937 domain-containing protein, with the protein product MLETLMNLVQQQAGSAITSNTAIPSDKHQDAFQAVSGGILSGLQQQAQGGGLGNLIGMLTGNSGAQQEVNQGVQKTVQENLFQKLGISPQVAMSIAAAVVPIVLSKLSQKAQDPNDHSVNPNDVVGSITGKQGTDWMSMAQSAMADGKLDMSDLMRMMSGSNAQAQPKQQSGGGLSDMLGGLFGKS
- the thrS gene encoding threonine--tRNA ligase: MIAQDEQIRVTLPDGSVRQYPKGSTGLDIATQISEGLARNVLAAKVNGVVQDATRPIDEDANVQLLTWNDSEGKATFWHSSAHLLAEALEALYPGVKFGIGPAIETGFYYDVDLNGQAFSQEDFKKVEDKMLELTRQKQQYIRKPMSKADAIAYFEEKGDPYKLDLLDGLADGTITFYSQGDFTDLCRGPHIPNTGFIKAAKIMNVAGAYWRGNEKNKQLTRIYAVTYPKQKELDDYLYLLEEAKKRDHRKLGKELELFAFSEKVGQGLPLWLPKGTMLRERLENFLRKAQIRAGYSPVVTPHIGSKQLYVTSGHWEKYGEDSFQPIRTPDPNEEFLLKPMNCPHHCEIYKTKPRSYRDLPLRLAEFGTVYRYEQSGELHGLTRVRGFTQDDAHIFCRPDQVKDEFMKVIDLVLYVFRSLGFTDYSAQVSLRDPENKTKYIGSDDLWEKAEAAIIESAAEKGLPTVTELGEAAFYGPKLDFMVRDALGRKWQLGTIQVDYNLPNRFELEYIGADNQKHRPVMIHRAPFGSMERFIAILIENSAGNFPLWLSPDQIAILPISEKYEDYANELFFNLQEQDIRGFVDLRDEKIGRKIRDAEVNKVPFMLIVGEKEAADGKVSVRRKGQGDLGSMGIDEFVQLFQAEVKV
- a CDS encoding nuclease A inhibitor family protein, yielding MTNENSKSSDQPAENRTVSDQINSVLPDLLYPSESDEPVEFVTCYLNQEEPLTVSQIKDWQMLPPEIHVDEVPENEFWEPVITEQDWYGDEEKTRTTKFQQLKQLLEKELTDRQVFYAGQTEIDVFLLGRQANGERAGIRTKLVQT
- a CDS encoding phosphatase PAP2 family protein, giving the protein MNTSSWLVKAATVFSVVGHPLCLSFCITAFLAWKYLPAGQAVWVCGLLAGGVVVPVYWHTHRLTKRGTYTNADVSNRQERYRLYPRVIGLLTFVTIALFATNQSRVLCLGMLSALLLVICAYGVNFFNKVSLHTSVALFMAWVVWSSNKPVGMAAIALALLIAASRLVLQRHTWSEVILGMALGTLTGALFYGLAGW
- a CDS encoding sugar phosphate isomerase/epimerase family protein; amino-acid sequence: MTTRRSFLKNAGGTVALATVGPVAMASGRITETHHAPGEDLFKLGMAGYTFVHFTLDQALEMMKKTDVHYLCIKDFHLPLNSTPEQITAFHEKLAKAGVTGYAVGPIYMKTTQEVDNAFAYAKRVGVKLIIGVPNTDLLPYVDKKVKEYDFRFAIHNHGPDIELYPNAVSIHNAIKNLDARIGFCFDMGHDRRNGDDPVADLQTYAKRIFDIHLKNVTAASKEGKTCELGRGVIDIPAFVDMLRKVKYDGSCSLEYEKDMKDPLAGIAESVGYFKGVCDATRTNKRKS